The genomic stretch AAGATTTttgctaaatataattcaaattttattctcatttacAATGATCTAATATCCACTGATAAAATTCAGTTTACCAATCGTTTCTCCTTAAGAGCCTGATCTTGTGTAATAGCTTGGTTCGGTGGGTTTCCGAGTCTTTTAGTAAGACCGGTAAGAGCTGCTCTTATCTGTTCAACATGCTTGTCAGCAGCCACCAAATCGTCCGTTAATACTTCTGTTCTACCAGctctgtttatataaaaaataaaatttcattgagatattccatatttaattgcaagaaaatcttatcttttattttttacaaattctgTTTTATCTCTTCTAATCTGCTCAATATCCAtacaataatcaattttgGAATCTAGAATTAATCTagaatttatctctctcttgtgataattcatattttattagtcaAATATAATCTGTCCATAATTTTGACACATCACTcctaacataaaatatacatttatatatagatccTTCTTTGCTTGTAATCATAGCATTACAAGTGTACAAGTATTTTGTAGCAGCAAAAAGTTATTATCCAATTTAGaaggtaatatatatatgtaattgataaagaaagaagataattgaagataattgaaatttgatgCTATATATAGAGTATGTAGACACAGAATTATAGCTGAAATTTAAGGACGATTAATGTAATTGACGCTTTTATCTGAATCATCTACCTGGAGAAGGTCTGATCGGCGAGTTGTTTCACTCGAAAAAACTGTTTCTTCATGGTTGACCGAGCTGTCGACACTAGACACTTAAAATTTGCGGCACTATGCTTCGCGAACCGTCCCGATCCCGCACACTTTTTCACACACCGATAGCCTCGACTCCTGCTTACGCTCGCGCATTCTTCGCGGCTTCTTCAACGTGTTCGTCACGCGATACCGCTGAGAAGAAAACTCGacggagacagagagagattttCGTGTCGCGGCAAGGGCGAGTGTCCGTCATTATGTTTGTACAATGATCTCATAGCCGGCGCTGAAAACAGATACGTTTACAGTTGATCTATTCTCGTGCACCATCGATAAAGTCCAGCGATAAAGTTCGGGATTGCGCCTTTTCATCCGGCGATTCCACTGTATAAATTTGGGTTAAGTGAATCTAACTTTGCACTTTGCtgtccttttctttcttccttcctttctctctctctctttctagatTATAATAGACAATGAACGAACGTTTCGTTTAGCAGCAATTAACTATCCGGCGCAATCCGGCGACATTGAGGTTTGAGGCGATTGCGACGCTCTTATGTCATGTCAAAGTACCGgtcgaattttttaaacacaattttctcgacgtttttctctattttcctCGTCATAAAGTATTGTGAAATGCATCGAATAGCAGTTTATGTACTACGCTCGTTCCATGACGCGATCAACCTGGAGCTCGCCATATTAGGCGTACCTTTCCGTGATTCACCAAACTCTGCTATTCGAcgttttttttgtctttttaataacaatccTTCTCGATCTTTTTCGTGATAAGGCGACAGTACGGTTAATAAGTCTGTCAAACCGCGCAAAATCGCTCTCGTCTTCAATCGCTCCTCTTTACTCTTGAGACTCGCCCAAGGATCGATCTTTCACTCGCGTATCGCATGTGTTACATCGATCGATATGAGAATCAGGTGATCGATACAGATGACTCGAATATCGATAATCGAGACGACGATATATCGATCGGTCTCTCGCATGATCCATTATTAACTTCACGGCTCGCCAGGAATTGTACGCAGCGCTGTAATTCACTGTGCGTCGCGCGTTTTCACTTCTATTGCCCATGTGTCCATGTGACGATCATCTGTCAACGGCGAAGAGCGAAGTTGTTTGCGAACAGCCGTCTTGATTCTTGATTCTCGAAATCGCGCGCGAAACGCGAACTTATATTCGAcgactatttttattttgcgacaAGTACGCGAAATCATTCCGCAATCATGGTGCGAGATCGACCGTTTTTCAACGTGATTATCCTCAGCGTTGGATTTATGCTGGTCTTTACAGCGTTTCAAACGATGGGCAATATAGAGGTGAGTGccgatatgtgtatatttagaAGTTcggaaagaaaggaaaaacgaGAAATGCAACAAGTTCAGTTAAAAAGAACAAACgtctattactattatttgcGTCGCGCTCTTGTATTTCCGTATGCGTACTTTGCGCGCTTCGACCGTTGAAGATTTCATtacagtatatgtatatgtgtgtgagcGCGTTTTCGAAAAACttgagaaaattgaaatctttgagtggaaaaattaaatttgtctaaattaataaagatagtagaaaaaatgtcacattttgatacaaatgaaaaaattttcgattgttttgaaataatgctccctcaaaaataaatgatttgtaGAGCTAAGTTTTTTActggatatattatataacaagtgtaagaattatacattttacatcaATAATCGATAACATtcgctttttttcaaatttatagtTGACGCGTTTACTTGTGTCAACTTTGAAAACATTGTTAAAATGAAAACAAACCACTAgagtaaatttaatgttattagatatttatcgatttattatatttattacatattggttttgttataattattatatgtttattaccttagaaattattatattttacacattcagataattattttttttaaataattaaaaaatcatatataatttataacaaaaaaaaaacagtaagttaataaatacataataaacatCTAGTTTTAATAAAGCATACTTATAATTTGCAGAATAATATGGGGATCATTGATTTATAACACTATCTTTTATCCCCCTGACAGTGCAAGCATTGGATTAATGGAACGATTGGATAATGTTCGGTGATTAGCATCGTGATTTTGTTTTGCACGTTCGTGAAGAgcgaaatttattctattatatttaagtattcaaGTGTAAGCAATTTGTTTGAATTACTTTCGCATTCTTACGTTCACTCAcattaatttgaaaacaaaaacaagTTCGAAATGcatgaataaacattttaattaagaataaacaaataagaaattaattttcatgaaattaatatctttttaagtaTTTGAGTTTTGCAATTGACTACCATTGACACATTATAACGCGATGAAACATTTGTATTGTTTTGTAAAACATTAGAAAGTATAGATCGGGGACGCAGTTTAGAAAGTACTATAAAAGGCAAACAATCAACTTGGCGAGGCTGGAATGCttctaaattatacaatattgttttatcgacTGCTTTCGGTAGATTATAAAacgtgtaatttataaaacacgtATACATAGCTACAATTAATAGAATCTGCCCTTTTTCCAAAGATGAAGCAATGTTTGGTTCAGATCATTGACACTAAAAGATCTTTGAGATCAATCTCTTAactcaatgtatttttttttatcaacataaATCCTTTTACTAATACGGTTTTCCTCGATATTTCGATGATAactaaagaagaaaatgattGTGTTTTCTGTCATATACTTTTTTCTCTGTCATTCGATGTCTCAATTGTAATACTTTGTAATTTGTTATCTTGATTGTGAAGATCGGAGATTGTTATGTTTtcggaattaaatatttctgtgaATAATCCCTCTTTCGAACTTCATATCCATATGAAAGAGTCTTACATAATGTATTCCGCGTAATCTGCGAACGTTCAAGTATTACATTCCGGTAAACTCTGTTAATCATTACCAGCTGTATTATCTCTACATTTCATAAACATCTTTGGATATGCGATATCTGCCAGTGATTTTTCAATAACGGGGCGTGAATAATTTGATCACCGCGGCGCAAACAACGATCTTTGTTCGCGCGCAAATTCACCGTTTACTAACGACATTATATCCTATTAGCTTGCAAAAATCGTCGCACATTAATCAGATATTCTAAACAGTGGCATCACGAGTTGAATGATGATACCTTTGCCCCGTCATCTCTgcccttaatttttttaaaagaccaAATAAAGAAGGAATCATGATATCGTAACTgaggaaaaagatttaatgttttttccataataagagaattaattattcgaagatcttaaaagaataattgaatcataaaatctttgagctttttctttgaaatgaaTTTACGCAAtctcgttaaatttttaaaatactcgtTTTGTTACTTGACagtatagtttaaatattttatttaaatagttaaaatatttttcctaatttaaaattcttattgtttagaaattgtttttttttttaaatccgtGTTCATATACAAATCCttaatgtatttgaaaaattaatctattagaaataattaatttaaaattaattatatataaattacaaatttttacaaataatgaagtgttttttttaaataactttttataacatatatgtttttttacgtaacagttttattatcacatcgattgatatattttgcacgCTTAATCGTGAACTTTTACCACATCGCGTATCAATAATGTCAGTCTTTATCAAGAGTTAAGATATTACTtctctctattaaaaatacgtgttgaaattatatgaattctcgatttaattttactatcgATATCAGCTTTTATAATGTAGTTGCTGCTTGTTGTCATGTTTTTATGTGACTtgcatgataattaaattatatgtagaaaaacTTTCCGATGTCCTTCGCCTCATTATCTCGTAGAtatcaaatcaatatttttattgggcTAATTTGATGTTAATTACGATTGGTATCGCGTTCTGCTAGATCATAATcggattattaaattgaaatctttcGTTACTAATGTATGACGTCAAtactttattctaattatatctgattaaattatgcaaagtGTTGAATTACGGAGAAAGGGAAGAATGAAAAGTGAAAGATTTCATATCTTCTAatcgctgtttttttttttttttacattttagctgttagatttttttttttttttaactaaatgcattttgataaatgaatttttctttttgataataaatgcataGATGTTATTTCcggataaataaattgagattttgtcaattatatcgaaatttttaaaatagaacagCTGATTTGAAATGTGGCAAAGGAGAAAGTTTGGGAGCCTTTATCGATGTGAAATGAAATACATACTAGATATGTTCGATAATTACATCGCCGAAACCCGTTCAAACTGATGCAACCGGTTCCCAATCGAATTCACGTTTCATATGTTTTCCATCGTGTCGCAATTCATCGAAAATCATGACTTAATATTCCTATATTTTATGCTGCAAAGATCGAAATTATGCGTGCCAGAAGAATCCTCGATTCATCTTTCTCatgtacttaaaaaaaaatatttaaagcagAATGCCTTCTTCTCGGCTGATGCAATTATTCGAAGTGTATATTATGCACGACATAATATCCTTTCACTTTTAGGCTCGATAGGACAacatgaaagagaaagggagaaagaatcGGAAGGGAATGTCAGTTACCTATATAATACGATATGTTCAATAGCCATCGATTCATAGATAATTTACGACTAATTTGCGATATCTTCAATTAACAACTGATATCTTCAATTaactgataaatatatgtatatattatatttctctaaacAGACATTCAATTTCGTATAATTGTaacagttttaattaaaacgcaaATTGGAGAGCTCTTGAAATGTCATTTGATAAGCAAAATCGCATGCAACGTCATTACCGGAAGAGATAAgagatttcataataaatatataattttatgttattctcTCACATTTTTGTGCAATCACAatcgcatttaaaatatatttataactatattataaatttaaattacattaaaatatatttagttaaatTTTGCTTTCGAAGAAGATTCTTCGaagaatatgcaaaatttaattattttgttttatatatatatataataacgccagtaaataattattaaatataaaatgtttcagatttttcgcatttttttatatacaaatcgtTTCGTATTCACGAAGCTATAGCATAAGTTCtctttaaagttaataatgtaaaagcaacgtaaacaatttataatctttcaatACCAGAACAGATTTTATCGAATGTTCCTATCTTGATGTATAGAGTTCCTATCTTTGCACCTGATTTTTAAAGAGTTGCAAAACAAGGTTATGAAGatatttgctaaaaaatatatcattattttactgAAAAATCTTATACAATTACGTCGTTATCTTGATATAGAACATTGTATTTACTCGAATAAACATACTTGAGTGATCTCAAGCAAAAGTTGTATAGGATAAGGattcaaatattcaacaaatatattttaatttgaaaataattctcatgttaaatatttacctGCATATCCCTGATACcacatgaatatattatcatattgtattattagaaACATGTTACAAAAAGAATATCTATAACAGTGTAACaaaattgagagagaaaacagatatctttcttttattttctttgactTCAAAGTTGTATTTACGGcccataatatttcatttaatacaaagttatcactaacattatttatactgatataatataataacattattttatactgatataaatatcgattattgataatttttaaaattcagatgagattttttttttttttccccataAAATAGTAGTTGGCGACAtgttcgaaaataaaaataagctaCTTTCCTGATGTGAAAGTGCAATTAAAACTATTGCGTTCGATCGATccgattttaatacaataataatatataaatcatgaataatacagatatattatatacgaacTTTTTAAATGTTAGTCAAGTAATTATTAGTTagatctttgatattttttgttatatcaatgtgtgtgtattactttataattatattattatattagagattttattaaaatatacacttttttatattttcgcaagaaaattatttaaaaaatgtaagagaAATGTATTCCGAACgagaaatgaatatattttagtaaataaactatcccgtatattataaaaaatagtcatAAAAGAAATGAGATAAGAATTCGAGTAAagccaataaaaaaattataaaatatatatttaagttttctAGTTCCGAGATCTTCTTTTACAACtgaaacttttgtttttttttttgtttttacatacaaaaacGGGACTTTCAACCAAAGATAATCTCAcagtatttaattctttaaaaaaataaaaattgttttatagcatatttaaaaaaatactattagctttttttaaaaagatattatataaaacatttgaaaaaaatttatcaaactacaatagaaatatgtcactcaaatgatttaaaagaaatgtttcaaacaaaattcaaaagtgttatataaatataacgatttcACACAATGAGAAAAacgcatatattaaaaattagtaaaaaacgTAAATCagaattatctatataatttataaatgtaataatataattataattatataattatatttaataaaatctctaaTCGAAAGAgttctttaaatatgtaagattttcacatttttatagaaagtatttaatatcaaatattaagattaaaaaaaagaaagaaaatatataaatattcgttGAAAAGAATTCAATTCCAAAATTAAtgcgaaaattaattgagtATTTCCTTAGAGTGAATCTTTTAGAAGCATCCTGTAAAGGCATAAAACTGCTTCTCTTTCCATGACATATCGCCACAATTACCATTTGGCATTTCTAAACCGGTTGATGGATAAAGCGTCACTGCAAGAAAGCAAGTTCACAATAATCTATACAACATCATTACCgccttaaaaaatatcatattaaaaaatatccatatattgatttttttacgtCGATCTTTGTTTATAGAAAACTGTTCTGACCAGCATCCACGGGGAGGATAGCAGCTTCAATGCCGATGCTTACATCAGCTTAGCCATAATCTATGGCGTGCTCGCGACCTGTAACTGGCTGGCGCCGTCATACATCTCGGTAACGGGTCCGCGAGTGGCTATACTCACTGGCTCCTGTTGCTACGTCTTGTTCATCGCCTCGTTCTTCTACCCGCACGAGGCATTACTGTACGTTATGTCAGCCGTTCTCGGAGTAGGCGCCGCTCTTATATGGACCGGTCACGGACAGTACCTGACGGAAAATAGCGACAATGACACGATGTCTCGGAACGCCGGTATATTTTGGGCGATTTTCCAGACATCGCAATTCGCCGGCAATCTATTTGTTTACTTCATGTTTAACTCGCCTACCATTGATCATGGACAACGGACGATCGTTTTCGGCGTGCTGACCGGTCTTTCGATGATCGGCACCGTAATACTGGCGACTTTGAACAGATCGCCGCAGATACTTTCGCTGGGCGAAGCCGAGGGGGTATCCAGTGCGGACAAAGAGCTGCAACTGCCAGAACCGACACGCAGGAAACCTCTAGAGGCCGCGTGGTGTGCTTTTACAGACGCGATCAAACTCTTCCTCACGCCTAACATGCTGCTGCTGTCATTCACGTTCGTCTATACGGGTCTCGAGCTTACCTTTTATTCCGGCGTATACTCGAACAGCATCGGCTTCACCAAAGCTATGGGCGAAAATCGTAAAAGTCTTGTAGGACTATCCGGTATCTTTATCGGACTCGGCGAGGTCGTAGGCGGTGCTATCTTCGGCATTTTCGCGACCAAGATATTCCGTAATTGCGGTGGCTGGCCAGTGGTGCTTACTGGTTTCTTCGTGCATCTCTTCGCTTTCATCAGCATTTATCTGAATCTGCCGGATGATGCGCCATTCGAGGACACGGACAATAAGGGTTACATCCCGGCTTCGCAGATCCTCGCAATGGTGGGCAGTCTCACTCTCGGCTTCGGCGATGCCTGCTTCAACACGCAGGTCTATTCGCTGCTGGGTATCTTATTCGTCAAGGAAAGTGCACCGGCCTTTgctctttttaaattctgtCAATCGGTCGCAGCAGCCATTAGCTTTTCATACAGTACCAAAGCCGGATTGCACATACAACTCTTGGTATTATTTGTGACTATATTTTTTGGTACAGCGGCCTTTTGTTATGTCGAATATAGGGCCaaaaaatcgagaaatgaGATACCGCAGGAAATCGATCCGGCGCTGGTCGATATCACAAACAGTGAAGATTGATAAGTCtagtaaaatgcatttttagaatacaaagatatatagcgagagagagatcaaATGAGACACGAAAAAGATTTTGGAAATACTAAACAGCGTCAAATACAGAAAACTGCGTTGAGCGAGTAGCTCGTAATAAAAGCTCAAACaaatgttaaagaaaattattttaatatttcaatgacTAGATtcgatttgtaaatttattatataatccaattggatatattataattggatatattatattgaatatattatatatccaaaTTTTTCCTGATTTATTAGAGActctttacaatattatattataagtacaATAAGACATTAAAGTTCAAGATATAGATTGTGGAGCAATTACGAGTTAACgtattgatttttgtttttcaaaacatGTTATTGCAAAAAGTCTCTATTGTATATAGTCAAAGTATATAGTCCGTCAGAAAATCATGTGATTGATTGTTATATATGTTGTGATCttccaatttatatttctgaacttctataatattttcggagcattttaaattgatttctcctttaaaatgatatttttatatgcatatatatagaagTTTGTCagacatgtatatacatctaCTTATcagaatcaatattttcattataaaatatcgcatCACTCGCGgaaaattaaaagacattGTTTTAAAAGCATCGATCCATTCGGTTATCCATaagtgtattataattattattagaatgcaaaatttatcaatcgatatatacaatatatataataattccatcttttttatatccaaTTTCGAAAGTTGTGTGTCTTTTACACTTCACCAGGAATTCTCTTTtgtgagataaattttatttacaaaattgcaaaCTTGCAAAATTGgatttgtatatgtgtatggatgtgtgtgtatgtgttgtTAATAATGATTCTCGCATCATTGTTGTAACTAACGTTGACTAATTGTGACTAACTAGTCTGTAACATGAGTCTGCCAAGATTCGCATTTAACTAGTCCGTTATGCGACATTTACAGCTCGAAACTCGATTGAATTATCCAAGATCAGACATAAGGGTTTGTTCCCTCCTTTGTTAATCGACGTTCGCCACAAGTGTCGCGACAAACATATAGATTAATTGCGAATGCGTAcaggatatattaaaaatctagcgcacaatttctctttctctcacaaaATTTCTCAACAAATCtataagagaattaaaaatataagaaaaatttttacagaaaataccgaaagtttaattaaaagaatctttaattgattcaaataaaaactgaaattataaaatactaaataacaaaatttgtcattattaaagagagttttgaaatgataaaacttttataaaaatctaattacgCAACTTTTGTCattctttataaatgaatacatatctatattccttttttatgtattttcatttaataaatcatggatatcatatatatatcaatgaatatcatatatatcatgGATTAGATCAATTTTGTGCATACAATGGAATTATGAAAATGCGATTAGAAATACAGTCAATGATTGattattctcataataattaaaattctattaagatattcgatattgaaaaatatgtatacaaggcatattgtaatacttttagaggaatatttgaatgtttttataattttcgtaaaagagACTTAACATTTCGTTTTATCCTTTGTATGCACGTTACAGTCTATGATACACATTCCTATATGCCTTCAAATATTCCTCTTGTATCTACGATAAGAATtatgtaatacaaaatatttctttttgcataGAAAAACTGTTTCTCTCCATGAATATGTACctgataaagaattattaagatatatatgaagTATTTAATTCTGATCAAATAGATGAATAATCGAGAATGTGATCATTATTGTTTTCgtcaaataatctataaatgaagttttatggaatatatatatatatatatatatatatatatatatatatatatatatatatatatatatatatatatgaattctaTCATAATAgacaatataatgtatataaaagattgataaatattaataataaggcGATTATTgttgctaaatatatttatattaatatataatattgtatattgtgatatatactttataccgTTTTGATTCCTCTCTGCTCTCCCTCAAGCATTtgttgtaaaaagaaaatatccgaaagtgtttctttataaatatattaaatatattatataatagcttttttaaaaaataatgcatatgccatttaacgtataaaatattgcaagattGTCACGCATATACACAAACTttgatttctaaaatatttctatataattcacTCTTCATTAATTCAATTCTACATTAATTGTTACATACATTGTCGTGTGAAATGTCATGTCAATAATTCATACctatcatttttaatcatcGAGTTGACAAAGAGCAGCCACACCTCTGATAATCCAATGTGTTTCATCGATATCCGTTGGGATCaagatatatagtataaaattggAGGAATGTCCAGTAGTAGCTAATACACCACGTCTAGCGCTCGTCTTGTATACTGGACAATGATAGACGTCTTTTATATCGAACTCACTTTTTATACCAGGTTTTAACCATATAATGGGTAACACATCGAACATTATTTTAGGCTTAGATTCATCCAATAATCTCGTCTCTCTATTCCATCGAGCTCCTTCCAGGAAAAGACCCTGAAGAAAAATCACACaggtaaaaattaatcgataagtaaaaagtttaatataaacgAGGATGCGTCATTGctgcaatataataatgtgaaaatttcaatttaaaattcaaatttaagaattatatttgcgaaattttACGTACGATGATATAAACCCCGTAAGAGGGAGCAGTGTCCACACTTGATTCATACGGAGTGATCTCGAATTCGAAATCCAGCTGATCGATTGGTATCTTATGCTTGCGAGCGTAATTTTGTAACACTGCCGTAAGAAACGACTGCGTGAAAAAGAAACCGGATATCCAAAACACATTTGGTGCATCGTAGTCGAtccaattttgtaaaaattgcaatctcGCCAACAGATCGTTCACATAACTACCGAGCGGCTTCAAGCTAGGATATGACTTTCTATCCCAAGCAAGCGGCACTTTACCGATGCTCATGCTAACATAGACTTCCTCTAATTCCGGTGACATCAGTACCTGTCCTCTGATGGCTTTTTGCACATTGCTTAATGTTTCTTTGATGACATCGGTAAGCTCGTTGAATCTAATAAGTTCTTGACGCAATACCGTGTTCATACTGTTTATATAAAGTACTGGATATTTATTAGACACAAACTCAATATCGAATGGCGGTCGCATCTTTGATAGAATCTCTTCGGCTAGAGCGAAAACCACTTCATCCGTGTCTCTCTCGACACctgataaaaaacaataaaaatttttattgtaaaatataatcatatatatatgtgaaagtTATactgtttcaattttatatataacacagaAAGATTGCGcaataatatttgctttttgtAATGAAATCTCTACAATGCTTCTATAGTACTTGCAGATAATGTTGCATAGAgcataaagtatatattgaaAGCCATGTAAAAACTCTATGTAATAACTCATAAGCATGGcgcataatttgtaaaaagcaGGGgacaaaatttcaataattaaactaaaat from Cataglyphis hispanica isolate Lineage 1 chromosome 3, ULB_Chis1_1.0, whole genome shotgun sequence encodes the following:
- the LOC126859506 gene encoding UNC93-like protein MFSD11, giving the protein MVRDRPFFNVIILSVGFMLVFTAFQTMGNIEKTVLTSIHGEDSSFNADAYISLAIIYGVLATCNWLAPSYISVTGPRVAILTGSCCYVLFIASFFYPHEALLYVMSAVLGVGAALIWTGHGQYLTENSDNDTMSRNAGIFWAIFQTSQFAGNLFVYFMFNSPTIDHGQRTIVFGVLTGLSMIGTVILATLNRSPQILSLGEAEGVSSADKELQLPEPTRRKPLEAAWCAFTDAIKLFLTPNMLLLSFTFVYTGLELTFYSGVYSNSIGFTKAMGENRKSLVGLSGIFIGLGEVVGGAIFGIFATKIFRNCGGWPVVLTGFFVHLFAFISIYLNLPDDAPFEDTDNKGYIPASQILAMVGSLTLGFGDACFNTQVYSLLGILFVKESAPAFALFKFCQSVAAAISFSYSTKAGLHIQLLVLFVTIFFGTAAFCYVEYRAKKSRNEIPQEIDPALVDITNSED